GTACCCGCCGGCGCCACCGCCGTCCGGGCCGATCGTGTCCGCCGGCGAGTGGAGCGACCCGGCCCGGTCCCCTGCTCGGACGCCGGGCCGGAGGGGCGGCCGGCCGGCGTCGGCAGCGGGCCCCCGCACCGGCTGCCGGCGGGTCGGCCAGCGGGGGCATCGAGATGTCGTACTTCCGGGGGCGGCCGCGGGACAGATGCCGCCGCTTGAGAAACTCGTGATCGTCCACCATCCAGAACGAGCCGAAGTCGTCCTCGTACCGGACGAAGCACTTGTGCAGCGACAGGTTGGTGCGTATCGCGTTCTACACCAATTGAAGaagagggaggaggaggatggatgggggggggaagaggagaaggaggagagaAAAACCGACACAGTGAACCACGGCTGCCAGGACCGACCGTTTTGTCATCGTTCTACTCGGTTCCGCTAGCAGCCGAAGGTTAGCAGTGTGTGCTGAAGGGGACACGAACACTTACAGTGAGTAGGATATAGTCGACTCCTCgcctccattttttgttgttgttgcaaagcAGACACGAACCGCGATGGCACGCCTTAGAAAATGGCGTGATGGCGGTTAGTAAGTCGTGCGCGCAACGGGAAGGGAGGAGCGCAGAGCATCTGTCATTGTTCTACGGCGGCAATGATGCCATCGTtcgtttgcaaacaaaaatatctagCACATTCCTTCGCACAGAGCGAAatagtgagaaagagagagagaggagagaaatggagagcacaaaaacaaaaccaaaatagGTCGTACGATAAAGCCACGAACCGTTTGTAGAAAaatggcggcggtggcggcggcggcttgAGCGTGCTGGCAACACTGGCGACGATGGCGGCCGCTGCACGGGGCGACCCCgagtgcggcggcggcggcgacgacgacgacccgGCCGAGGCGAGCGTCACTGCCGGGGACggttgcttcttcttgctgccCTGGTGTCCGGTGCCGCCCTGCTGGgagggatggtggtggtgctgctgctgctggttgtgctgctgctgctgctggaacttAAACTGCATGATGCCGAGCTTCTGGGGGCGCCGCTTGCAGAACTCGGCCTCGTTCACCGTCCACACGGCGCCCTTAATGTTTTCCACCCGCATGAAACACTTGTGCAGCGACAGGTTGTGCCGTACGGCGTTCTGGGACAGTATGGTTAGGAGGTCGCAAATGGTTTTTGAAAAAGTGACCACGGCACGGAAGTACCAACACTCTGAGCTATAGGAATCTCTTCGATTCACTTCGTGCACCCTTGCCGCGCTTACTTACCTTCCAGGTGGCCGCGTTGCGCCGGAAGTAGCAGAAAGTGTTCTGGAACCAGTTGTAGATTTCGTTCAGCGTCAGCTGCTTCTCGGGCGATTCTATGATGGCCTACAATGGGGCGGTAGAGGAGGTGAGTCAACAGGTAGAGAGAGTATTTGgtagagagggaaagaaataTAGACCTTACCTGGCGGATCAGTGACGCGTACGTGAACGGTGGACGCACGTCGTGGCTGCGGTAGAACTCCCTGTTCTTGTGAACATCTGCGAAGGCAGGCACAAGAGAATACAATTTCAGTTGAACCAGCTACCTCGCTGTGTGTTTCTGCGTGGTGATGGGAATTTCGTTCCCCAACCTGCTCGGTACGTTTCGTTCTTTACATGGAACGTTAGAACCTTGATTTCTACGCTGTAGGACCCGCGCGTCTACATGTGGAGGAACAAAATCGGAACTCAAGCAACTACTGGAAATGGGGATTCACCACTCGCGAGCTACTTCAGAGTGAACGAGTTTCGAATGGCGACTTAAATTTGCGAACTCACACTCTAAGACACTAAAATTGCTAGTCAGCGCCAATCGTTGGTTCAATCTCAAACAATATTTGAGTACATctcgaacgactcaacaagatgcccgtcatgggttcaagcctagaatagACTGTCCCTCCATAGAAAGGACTgcctatccggctgcgtggtactgatGTCTCGAAGGCCTTCAATAGACCGGCATATCCGCGttggacgttacgccaaatagaagaagaagtgagTTAAGTAACTCATCGCCAGTGAACTGCTCATCGGCGTGGACAGTTTGAGACACTCAACAATATTTAACTCTATTCGTGATGTGCTAGTCAGTGTGGAGAGTGAACTCATTGGAAAAGCTTATTCTACCAAAGCGCTCACGAATCAAGTGATGTTTTGCTCCTGAAAGAGTTACTTAACTCATGATTGATCGCTGAGCTACTTATCGTCACGGAGTGTCAAATCATCGTCTTCATTTTTAACTCATGAGTGATGTATTTCACTGTTGCTAATCGGCATTATGAGTTGATTCACCAATCTAGAACCAATCTAGAAAATACCTAACTTCTGAGTGAACTCACTGCTAACAATCACTTATTCAAGatttcaaaaaaaaggatgaaacCCACGAGTGATTTATTACACTGTAAGTGAGTTGTCTGTCAGCGTCAAGATTCAAATCACTCATCTAGATAGAACTCTGTCTAGAGAGTTACTTAAGCCGTGGCtctggcaccaatcgaacaaaaCATCCAGTTAGAGCGAGGGGGTTATAGGGTAGGGCATCGTCATATATCtcgaacaaacaagacaaacatcaTCTCGACAAacctgtcaaattccatacatttgTGATGTCTGATGTCTTGTTCAATGACTGCCAGAGCGACGGATAACTCGTGATTGAATTAAGTAGCTGTGATTAAGTGACTGTGAGCTACTATTCGTCATTGAGTGATGTAACACTTAGCTTAGTCGTTGCTTAACTCTTAAAGAGACCAGTGAGTTACTGGTTGATGATGATACCCTGGCAATCGATTGAAGAGGAACGAATTTATCGCTAGGGCAATAAAATTTACAATGATTGAAGTGACTACAACATAGTTGGCCACTTTAGGTCCCTTCATCTCAAAACCCCAACACACGACTCCATATCGATCTGTTCCTTGCGCTCCTGTCTCAAATATTGTGTCTTTTTTACCTGTATTCTTagtattctacaaaaaaaaacaaaaactaagaaaATCTCATCATAATCATTCAGACTCAAGTAATTCAAGTGTAACTAAAACATACGAAATACAACGGTTATCTTACATTACCATGGTCATCGATGGATTTTCTATACCTAGACTTAGTCGCACAACCAAGACCTTTTAAAGCTGTATAGTAACTGTTGATTAATCACATCGGTGATGGGTTGTATACCCAAAATTCCAAAATTCCAAACTACGGAAGGCAGGTCCGCTCAGCAATCGTTAGGAGTCTTTCGCCGGAGTTGGCCTTCGAAGCAAAGACCTGTCTACGAAGCGTACGTGCAAGGTAaagggcaaaaaaacacaacgaaatgaaatccCTGATCACAAGAACATTACACCAGACggcttcggacgactccagacgagtCCGAATAACTCCGGACGATTTTGAACGATCCCAATCTAGACGACTATGTCTCCGGACGTCTTTGACTCCGTTCGAAACTAGTGATTCCCATTTTGCTGGAGTCAGGTCCATTAAGTCTTTTGTATTTGGGCACCATGGTTAGGTAGATTATGCTCTGCCTCGTGTACCGAATCCATTGCAAAATATTATCTCCGAATCTATCTGCAAAACGAGGTAAAACGTCCACAGTTTAGCACCACACAGGTCTCTATCTGCTAAAGTCGTGAGAATTCAGATTCATAAGCAAGAAAAGGTGTAGTAAGACAGATATGAATGTACGACCCGATTGTACAGTTCAATCCTTTCCTCCAAATCGATATCATTTTCAAGCCTTGTGATTTTCAAGCCACAGTTTAGCACCACACAGATCTCATACTTCCATTCTGGATACTCTTAAGTCATGAAAATTCAGTTCCAGAACCCAGAGAAGGTTTAGTAGGACAGAAATGTATGTACGGCCCGCTTGTATAGTTACATCCTTTCCTCCAAATCAGTATCATTTCCCACTCTTGTGAGATCGCTAGCCACTTTCTTCATCACATCGTCAATTTGAAGAATGAAAGCGCACTATTAGCTTAAGATGTTTAACTTCTGAGGCTAGTCAGCCGAACTCACTCATCGCAATTAAACTCTCGAAGGAGTTGCCGCAACTCACCCACTCATCAAATTCACACCAAATTATTTGCCACAGAAGAAAGTCCACCGTTGGGAGTAATTACCATCACCAACATCTGTGTTCCCCTTCTTCCAACCCGCTTACCGTCCTGCACGTCCGGATAGTTCAGCTCTGGAAGGAGACGGAGAAGAGCGAGTCGCGATTAGTGTCGGTGCCGACAGCGACCCGGTGCCGAAAACGACCTACCGTCGCTGTCCTGGGGCGAGAAGTACTTGGGCCGGACCGCTCCACCGCCCTTGGACGACTTCGTGCCGCCAGTGCCACCAGTTGCCGCACCCAGCGACCCAGCACCCGGCGGGGACAGCGAATGTAGCGCCggctggtgatgatggtggtgatggggatgctgctgctgctgctgctgctgctgctgctgggcacCGTGGTGATGGTGTAGATGATGTGCCCCCCCGCCCAACCCGACGTGATGCTGCGGGTGGGTGAGCCGGACGCCCCCGAACGCACCCTGCACCATGTCGGCGGCCAGCTCGGCCGGAAAGCGCAGCCCGGCGATCAGATCGAACGGCCCGACCGGCGTAACACTCCCTCCCGGCTGGGCGGCGCTCGAGCCGGACGATGGCGGCTGCGTTGGTGGtgccggcggtggcggcggcggcggcggcggtatGGCCGGCAGCTGGGACAGAAAGGAGCCGCCGAACAGGGCGGCGGCCGGCGTGGCCCGCAGCATCTCGTTCTTCTTGTTCAGGTGCAGTATCATCGCCTGCAGCCGATCGCGCTCCTTCTGCAGCTGCAGGTGCAGCTGGCAGACGACCTCCATCTGGATGCGGGCCTGGGCCGCCGAGTAGTCGCCGTTGATGTGGTCCGAGTGCAGATGGCTGTAGAAGTCGTCGAACTCGTCGAACACGCGCTCGCAGCCGGGCCAGCGGCAGGCGCCCCCGCCGAACAGCGGGTGGATCGTGGTCGAGCCGGCCCGGGACGAGGACGACCCATTGCCCGGCTCGTCTGCAAAGCAAAAGCGTGCCACAGGGGGATGGTGTATTAGTAAAAAAGTTGCGATTTgtgtttgggggggggggagcagaCGGAAGCACTGCCAGCAATCGTAACGCGCGTTGTTCCGATGGTTCTACAGGGACAGGGATGACCAGGCCGCACGTCCTCCAGGTGGGAATTGCTGcgaaaaaaatggaactttAAAACGTGTTGATCGTGGCGACAAATTTTGGCTCGGGCGTCGAACTGCACCAACTGCAACGGGCGTGATGGCGTGTCTAGACGAAAATGGCATTCCTGCTGTGCGTTGCCcgctcccacacacacacacacacacacacagacacatggGCACAGCACGGCAGAGAGTTGCACTTTGGTGCACACGTCTGCGCTCTGCTCGAAACCGTCGAATTGCACCCCTTCCCACCGCTTGTAGGTGGGCCCCGAGGGGAAATCGGGATGCTGGACGTCTTCATCTTAAGCCTCCACCCTGCAAAAGCTGCGCTGCTCAAAGGGAAAAGCTGCAACGAACAATCGAACAGGCGAGTAGAGAAAAGCAGAACAAACATGTGACGACGGTGACTTTTGGACTTTCGGATGAACGGTTCCAGCGTCTGATAGAAGAATTTCTTTcttcacaccacacacacacacatacacactggaAGGCAGGGATGCAAAACACACGGATGCACAAACTGCCATTTTGTGAGGGGAAATgatgcagcagtttcacattTATCCTTTGTTCACAGCACACagattcacacacaaaaactggaAAAATAGGCCACCCCAAGGCCAAAGCGTGATTTTgcgtgaaacaaaaaaaagaaggatttgaagggttggggggggggggagaaaagaGGGCCCGAACAACCCAGACGGCCGGTTGATTGGAGTGCCTGCAGGTATGCAACCCGCACGGTGGACAGTATCCTTCTGATGGACCGTTCTGCTTGCCCTGCACGGTCTTacagcctctctctctctctttctctctctctcgctctctctctcgctctcttttcgATGCGCTCACAGTCTAGAAAAGGATGGTACGGGGCGTTCTAACGCGCAGACGCCAGAGCGCACGCAACCCGCCGGACGGTGAAAGGCGCCTACATGTATGCAATCGCTTGTCCGACGCGCTGCTGCTTCGCTTTGTCACGGCGAACAGGGGCGCTGCTCATGGAAAGCTGGAACCTGGAGCGCATCGACACTTTGTTGCAAGACCCTTAACCCTATCTCCCCCTCTCCCACCCCTCACCCGCAAAGGTCACACACAGAGAAtgcaacgacaacaacaaaaaaaagcaagcacaATCGATTTAGTAATagctgtatatatatatatatatatacatatgtaTATCtacatatatatttttgagttttgtttttctttcttcatttctctctctctctttctctttcgctcacacacaccctcctTCATTTACACAGTCACAGGTGAAATGTTTACagttaatgtgtgtgttttttgtgttttcttcttttttgtgttgcactTAAACGTCGAAAAGAGCGTTTGTTACTGGCTTGTCACACTTCTTTGctgtaatgatttttttttttgttataatgttttctgtccttcctttcttttctcccattttttttgtattttttttttgttttctgagaCATTTtgaccacaaacacacctttcttttttcttgctcGTTCTGGCGGGAATGGGGGATGGGGAGGAATATCAAATTGGgatgctctttttttgtttgaattgtccacacacacacgcgcacacacatccaGATACAGTGTTCGGTTtgcaacatttaaaaaagaacaaacatgtctcgattttattttttttaagtcaaccgattttctttccttccatacacacacattcttgcacacacacacatacacacgcacagacactAATACGCGGGAAATATATCCGTGTATTTGTAGAACATGGGAATTCcaattccaacaacaacagaaactgTTGACAGAGCGGAACGGGGGAGGATCCGAGCAATTTTCCTTTAAAGGAAGGGAAGAGAAAAGGGTagggagagaggaagagagaaaggCAAGGGGGGGTTGCGCTGCTTTTACCTTATgcatttagtttttttttttgtcacaaaCAGAGCGATAAGTAAGGACGTGGGAAGGGGTGCCGCTGATGTCCTTTGTCTACCACACATTTACTCCCTCCGCCCCATTAACTCGCGAGTTTatcatttcatgtttttttttttaattttttaatcttattttttgttttttgtttcatcttaTATTTTCCTGTATTTTGACACACAAAGATAAGGAccccccaacaaaaaaagaaaaaaagatcgaTCGTCTCTTGCTTTCCCATAACTGGTTGACTCTCACCCCACCCGACATACCCGCGCGATCCTTCTCtcccgcacacacgcacacacaacacgtgttttttactttactttctctctctctctctctctctctctctctctctctctctctctctctctctctctctctctctccttattttgtttttttatgttttgtatcCTTTGGATGAGCTTCcgtaacgtttttttttctttgtttaatgttttatgcTCCCGCATAAAAGATGCAGGCGGGGGCGGCTGCCCGCTAGGACAAAGTGTTGTGGACACGTAGAAACGGCCCCACCCCCGCCCTGAAGTGGGTGGAACGTGACAATGGGGaagaatgaatgaaataaagcCCTCCGCCAACCGGGCCactagctttttgttttctctctctctatctctctctctctttctctctctatctgtttACATAATCTGCACTGTTTCTATTTACACTTACATTCGAGGggttgaggggggggggttggaaagggagcaaaaacaaatacaaaacaaaaaataacacaacttACATTTCCAATTGTTCTTGCGCTCatgattttgttgtttgtttacaccACATAACCTTAATcagccccacacacacacagctaactaaatttcgattgtttgtgtacgtgtgtattcgcactactactactactacttacGCACACAAGCATGGGAACGACCGCGAACGGATTGCTCCTTGTGCTCCTGTGCCCGTGTAAGCCTTGCCTAAACTGCCCTATgttgctctctttttctctctctctctttctctctatcgcttCCTCGCACACATACCCGCACCGTAACTTCCccctctgttttttttgcatacagcTTCCTTACCATATACATAACACACATCAATATATACacccatacatacatacatacatacacacgcagcTTCGAACGATCGTGTGATCttccacagcaaaaaaaaaaacaaatccttctaataatagtaataataatattaataataataataatgccaATAGGAGGAAAACCCCGAAGATCCTCCTTCCCTTACATCGTGTGTCTCGTAACTTGATGCTGTGTTACCCGCAATTTCCCACGCAAGTTGGTCGCTGCGAAGGGcgagagcgcgcgcacacCTAAAAGGTTCGAATTCGCAagctactacacacacacacacacgtacacacacttTACACGATCAAGTTGTAACGGTTCATACCTTCGTCTTCAAGAACGTAAGGCGGCAATTGTGACTGACAACGCAACGCAAAAGTATCTTTACACGCTTAAACCTAAATCTCCGCGAAACCCCTATCATGTGTTCGGGAAGCGGGGCGCTTTCTCCTGCGGCCCGACGGGAATGGGatggagagagatagagagataggaagagagagagagagaaaaaaacagcaccctAAAAAACGGACGGGGCTAACGGCAAATGCAACCGTCATTCTACCAACAGTGAGCAACGTCCTCGGGCAAACGGATTTCGGAATGCGGGTTCCGGGTGTTGCAACACGCAGCAAAAGGCTGCTGCTCCTGTGGCGATCCGATCAGACAGGGAATCGTACAGGAAGAGGGGGAACAAAGGGACTAGAGCAGTTTGGAGTCATATTAGGTAGTGGGAGCCGAATGGTATGTGACTAGTGaacaaaatacatatttaaaaaacggatagcaaaataaattgaatttaaaagaagagcagtgtgagtgagtgtgtgcatgtatgtatgtatgtgtgtgtgtgtttgtgtgtgtgtgtgtgtgtgtgtgtgtgtgtgtgtgtgtgtgtgtgtgtgtgtgtgtgtgagtttgtaagtgtgtgtgtgtgtgtgtgattcatTCGAGCTTTTGCTCTAACCCTGAAGTGACGGAATTCGTTGTGTGTCGCCCCTGACGGGAGGGAAAATGATCGCTGACGTCCTAACTACTacataacaacaacattctCTAGCTGGCTCTTTTCCTGATGCGcatatctctttctctctctctctctctctctctctctctctctctctctctctctctctctctctctctctctctctctctctctctttctctctgtcttgGCCTTATCCCTGTCTCCATACAAGTACTACTAATCAAAGCGGGTGCTGTATGTACGCGTACGCCGCCACATGTGCAACCAGCCAGGTGTAAAAGtatataaatacatatttatagcaaaaaagaaactgctcccccaccaccaccaccaccaccaccacttcagGGATGTAACAACGATCTCACGGGACGAGGGTGTGGGGATTGGCCGGGATGGATACGAGAAGAAGGGATTTGAGTAAGTGGTTCCCCTCTCactggtttttattttgttgttgcagcaGTGTTGTTGCGCTTCCTCCACATCTGTGTGATGTTGCCGTGTTAAGTGCCGCTCGCCTACACTGAAATCTCGTAGTTCATGTCATACACGCTGGCGCGCTGGTCGGGCGGTGAGGTGTTGGTGGCGTTGgctgcagcggcggcggcagctgcAGCGACGCTGGCGGTCGGCCCATTCGCGCTAGCACCGTTCGCGTTGGCCGGCCCGGCCGGTGCGCCGCCCAGCTCCATCGAGTCGGTCATTTCGAGCGCCCGCACGAACGACATCGGCCGCGTCGGGGTGGCTTTCCGCTTGATCGACGGGGACGGTGCCTGGGGACCGGCACCACCGGCCGCACCGGGCCcgttcagctgctgctggccaagcggctgctgctgctgctgctgcatcggtGGCTGGGGCGGGAAGACGGGCACGCCGCCCCGGAGCGCTGGGTGGTAGGCGCCGAGGCCGCCGGAGCCGCCCCCGAGCCCGCCGCCGGCGTTGGGGGCCATGGACTGGGGcaggggctgctgctgctgctggtgcggtgCCGTCGGGCTGGGCGTGTTCTGATAGACCGagggcggcggctgctgctgctgctggggccCGCCGTTCGGCTGATTGAAGCCGGGCGACGTATCCTTCCAGAGGTAGACGCCCCGCTGCGGGCTGCCGGCCAGCTCGCGGATGTTGTCCGACGTTTGGTTGTTGCGGGCGTACGACAGCTCCGCCCCCTGCCGAACGAGCTCGCCCTCGGACAGGTACCGGCGCTGCGGGCTGCCGTGATGGTACACGACCGACGGTCCGGCATTGCTGCCCCTgagcgcctgctgctgctgctgctgcagctgctgctgggacgGTTGGCCTCCCGGGCCGGCTAGTCCGCCATTATGGTGCACTGCCATcgggtactgctgctgctgctgctgctgctgctgatggtacGGATGCTGGGGGGGAAGACCTGTTGTCTGGTGCAGTGCCATCGACTGTGGTggaagttgctgctgctgctgctgctggggctggAGCGGGAAGTCGTAGTAGTTGCCGGTCATGGTGCCGCTCCcaccgagctgctgctgctgctggccaacGCTGATAAAGTCGGGCCTTCTCGGTTGCGTCGGTGTGCCCGGGTTCGATCTAGCGGAGGGGTTTATCGAAGAGAAGAGAACAGAAATCAACCCGTTAGTCTAAACTGCGTTACTACACCGTGCATCGAGCGAGCAGCGTAGATCGAGCGAGCTTACTAATAGCTACTAAGTACTACGCGGCTGGCAGCTCTACTGAGAGCGAACTTGAGCAAtcgagtaagagagagagagagcgattaGAGTGTGAgctagagagaaagagagaaagaaagagatcgCAATAGATCGTGATAACGGCGACGGTGGCTCTTTTCtttactctttctctctcatttACCTCTTATCTCTTTCACTCCTCCACTCTCACTTGCTCTAACGCGATAAAACGGAACACTGGAAACAAAATACGAACGTGTACGTAACGAGCAAACGAGCAGAACTACCGAGACAAtgtaagggggggggggggggggcaaaaatCGGGCAACAAATAAGATACAATtgaagaaacacaaaacgtATCCTCCGGGATTAGCCGCACAGACCATCGCAACGCAAACAGCGCGcgacgcaacacacacacagacacacatgggCTTCCGCGACTACCAAACCCCGCTGTCCCACACAGTTTACTACCACTACACGGACGCACGCAACCACCAGAAACGGACCAGTTCCGCAATCGCCAATGTCACATCCCACCTGACAAGCAATTAATAAGCCATAATAAGGTACTTTCGCAGGGGGTGTACGCTGCATGTTGACAGCGCGCGCTTTGACAGTTGGTTTGCCGCCACAGCTCTCGCCTGCCTGCCGCAACTGGATGAAACAGGAAACAAACACTAGCAGCGAGAACAAACCGGCAGCCATACAGGCGTGCGCCATTTTggcaaatgacaaaaaaaaagttaaaatccataaaaggaaaaaaagaaagaggaaaaggaaTGTGTCAATGGCAGTTTTGTACAGTGTGGCGGCAATGGGTTTGGAAAATTTCAACAAACGAAAATGAAACAGTAACAAAATGAAACTACAAAACAGATAAACAGGGTAGAGCACAGCAtggtagcaaaacaaattgaacgGTACACAgtaaagagggagagagagagatagagagagagagagaaagagagatttaataaaagaagaggaggaaatgaaaaaacaacaaatacacatgaaaaacaaattgaaaagatTGAACAAGTAATACGAATAGAGCAAAGATACACAACAGCAGTAGAAAAGTAACTGTGCAGcagaaatagaaacaaaacgatTACGAACTGTCGAACTGTCAGACGAGGGacagggggggggaggtggttctgcgtgttgttgtgtttttgtgtttttgtgtttttgtgtttttgtgtttttgtgtttttgtgtttttgtgtttttgtgtttttgtgtttttgtgtttttgtgtttttgtgtttttgtgtttttgtgtttttgtgtttttgtgtttttgtgtttttgtgtttttgtgtttttgtgtttttgtgtttttgtgtttttgtgtt
The Anopheles arabiensis isolate DONGOLA chromosome X, AaraD3, whole genome shotgun sequence DNA segment above includes these coding regions:
- the LOC120906208 gene encoding forkhead box protein D1 isoform X1, which translates into the protein MEVVCQLHLQLQKERDRLQAMILHLNKKNEMLRATPAAALFGGSFLSQLPAIPPPPPPPPPAPPTQPPSSGSSAAQPGGSVTPVGPFDLIAGLRFPAELAADMVQGAFGGVRLTHPQHHVGLGGGAHHLHHHHGAQQQQQQQQQQHPHHHHHHQPALHSLSPPGAGSLGAATGGTGGTKSSKGGGAVRPKYFSPQDSDELNYPDVQDDVHKNREFYRSHDVRPPFTYASLIRQAIIESPEKQLTLNEIYNWFQNTFCYFRRNAATWKNAIRTNLSLHKCFVRYEDDFGSFWMVDDHEFLKRRHLSRGRPRKYDISMPPLADPPAAGAGARCRRRPAAPPARRPSRGPGRVAPLAGGHDRPGRRWRRRVRGGGRVRPGADERAHRQPVGAGEGAAARRRPPAPPARHQEAGLQQTVTQAGSGAENVPATIAVVPLSSSPTSIRDLTHFQHSHTHTHTRSSAGRKRTVQTVSV
- the LOC120905519 gene encoding adenylate cyclase, terminal-differentiation specific-like, with the protein product MTGNYYDFPLQPQQQQQQQLPPQSMALHQTTGLPPQHPYHQQQQQQQQQYPMAVHHNGGLAGPGGQPSQQQLQQQQQQALRGSNAGPSVVYHHGSPQRRYLSEGELVRQGAELSYARNNQTSDNIRELAGSPQRGVYLWKDTSPGFNQPNGGPQQQQQPPPSVYQNTPSPTAPHQQQQQPLPQSMAPNAGGGLGGGSGGLGAYHPALRGGVPVFPPQPPMQQQQQQPLGQQQLNGPGAAGGAGPQAPSPSIKRKATPTRPMSFVRALEMTDSMELGGAPAGPANANGASANGPTASVAAAAAAAAANATNTSPPDQRASVYDMNYEISV
- the LOC120906208 gene encoding forkhead box protein D1 isoform X3, whose translation is MEVVCQLHLQLQKERDRLQAMILHLNKKNEMLRATPAAALFGGSFLSQLPAIPPPPPPPPPAPPTQPPSSGSSAAQPGGSVTPVGPFDLIAGLRFPAELAADMVQGAFGGVRLTHPQHHVGLGGGAHHLHHHHGAQQQQQQQQQQHPHHHHHHQPALHSLSPPGAGSLGAATGGTGGTKSSKGGGAVRPKYFSPQDSDELNYPDVQDDVHKNREFYRSHDVRPPFTYASLIRQAIIESPEKQLTLNEIYNWFQNTFCYFRRNAATWKNAIRTNLSLHKCFVRYEDDFGSFWMVDDHEFLKRRHLSRGRPRKYDISMPPLADPPAAGAGARCRRRPAAPPARRPSRGPGRVAPLAGGHDRPGRRWRRRVRGGGRVRPGADERAHRQPVGAGEGAAARRRPPAPPARHQEAGLQQTVTQAGSGAENVPATIAVVPLSSSPTSIRDLTHFQHSHTHTHTRSSAGRKRTVQTVGFFSSEDLQNFWWTLFLFPVGFCLG
- the LOC120906208 gene encoding forkhead box protein I2 isoform X2; the protein is MEVVCQLHLQLQKERDRLQAMILHLNKKNEMLRATPAAALFGGSFLSQLPAIPPPPPPPPPAPPTQPPSSGSSAAQPGGSVTPVGPFDLIAGLRFPAELAADMVQGAFGGVRLTHPQHHVGLGGGAHHLHHHHGAQQQQQQQQQQHPHHHHHHQPALHSLSPPGAGSLGAATGGTGGTKSSKGGGAVRPKYFSPQDSDELNYPDVQDDVHKNREFYRSHDVRPPFTYASLIRQAIIESPEKQLTLNEIYNWFQNTFCYFRRNAATWKNAVRHNLSLHKCFMRVENIKGAVWTVNEAEFCKRRPQKLGIMQFKFQQQQQHNQQQQHHHHPSQQGGTGHQGSKKKQPSPAVTLASAGSSSSPPPPHSGSPRAAAAIVASVASTLKPPPPPPPFFYKRTRYAPTCRCTSASSGTRTTSARSGWWTITSFSSGGICPAAAPGSTTSRCPRWPTRRQPVRGPAADAGRPPLRPGVRAGDRAGSLHSPADTIGPDGGGAGGYGEEGEYGREPTSGPTGSRSVPEKELQHGGGRQRHQPATKKPDYSRR